In the genome of Zootoca vivipara chromosome 6, rZooViv1.1, whole genome shotgun sequence, the window cacgatggctatgctctgcctccacagctggacaTCAGAAACAACAGAGGGGAGAGCAGTCTTGCagtcgggtcctgcttgtgggcttcgcaCAGACATgtggctggccacagtgagagcAGCATGATGGACTAGATGAGTACCCTTTGGCCTGATgtagcaggctcttatgttcttaacccatCAGGATTCTAGGCTAAGGAAGGGTTACTGCAGTattcctcaaccttgggtccccagatattCTTGGAAAACCCAGCCCCATTTACTTCGCTCTCTGCTGGGTGGATGATGTCGTCGTAGGGACCCACGATGGAGCTGCTGAACTTGCTGAAGATTATGGGCTCCTTGGGGATCTTGACATTCTGCTCCAGGCAATGATCCACATAGTTCATCCCAACACAGATCACCTTGTCTGGGTTCGTGACAGGAGCCAACAGGGTCACCTTGGATCGCGGAAGGACATGCTGGCCAGACTCCTGCGCTCTGTGGGCAGAGGATGGAGTCAGAGGCATCTCAAGTGGGGACCCCAGACAGTGTCAGGCAAGGTggcagagagagcaagagagcaagagagcgagagagcgagagagagagcttgcTGTAGCTTCTTCATTGCAAGGTTTTGAAATCTCATTTGTTGTTTCCAAAGCCTGGCAAGCCTGCTTCACAGACTAGCCACCCCTaccgttaggcagagtgaggagaTGATCACTCTGCTGGTGGCCGACAGCCCTGCTAGTTATTCCTCCTCAACCCAGTGGCTGTAACCTCCTGTTAGATGGCTTGCCAACCTTTTTATGTCTGTGAGCAGATTTGGATTTCTAAGTAAATGCTATGGATACCACTCTCTCTGTTCCGTCCCCAACACCCTTGCACACTTCtcggagaaagagaaagtgtgtgtgcctCCACAGGGATCTGGGTAAAAGTTGGATCCAGCAGAtttaatctgagccttgaaaagcacatagagctgaaagcaGAAGTGGGAAAAGGTTGCTCTTCCTTCAGCTCTACATACCAAAGGGAGAAAAATATAAACACCACCTCACaaccaagggggaggggagagaatcagAGGCTTTGTGGGTGCCAGGAGAAGACCCCAAGGGTGCCAATGCGCCCATGGGTGTCATGCTGGCAACCCCAAAGTTGTGTGTGCCGTGCAGCCTGCCTGCACCCCATAGCTAGCCTACTTTCCTCAGGTGTAGTACAGGACACACTGCCCTGTTGCCAGGATTGAAACAGGAGGCACCAGCCCAGTCAGCTCCGAGGCCTGAAAGATGGGGGAACCATCTCATTCTTTGTCTCAGGTAGATACAGCAACCCAGTTGCTAGATACTAACTACTCTTAAGACCCTGGGCATGGGCCGTGTTtttacagcggggggggggggcggggggggctttttctgcctcaggaccacattcccttctcaaCAACCTTGGGGAGCCACCTGCCAGTCGCAAATGGGGCCAGCAGCAAAAGTGAGTgccgcttggcagggggttggactggatggcccttgtggtctcttccaactctatgattctatgaataaaaatgcaacttTTGTACACTGAGAAAGTTTCCGCATgcactcacacaccccttccaatCCTGCACCCAGGCAAGCACAAGCGATGACCAGAGTTCATTTCAAGACAATGGCACCTTCTAGGCAGGTGAAAACACTGCcggagggtgtgaagcaaggcCACTGAGGGCGTTGCCTGGGTCTAAGGGTCTCCAACGTTGGTGTGGAGGCTTCAGTGAACCCTTCACAAAGCCACCCTGCTTGGCCCTATCCCATTCCACTTGTTCTGAAAgctctccacctccacctcctccaccactaccaccaccaccaccaccctcccccccccccagctccaatGACCCAGATCTTGCTCCTCTTGGCTTCCTCCCTCCACCAGCCAGCAGGTCCTTTTATAACCCTGAAGACCTCTAGGTACCTTTTAGCAACAGCAAGGGCTGCATCTCCTCCTTCCAAGAAGGCACGCATGTTGCTGGGCAGAGAGGCGTCAAAGGCGTTCAGGTCCACCACATCCCCTCCATCCTTCTCCAGCCCGATCCGGGGCTCTGCCGCAGACTCCTTAGGATGGAACTGGACCAGCCTCATGGCCCCGCTCAGGTGGGACACACACCTGGACCCTAACTTCttccagtggtggctccccagctgTGGCCAGCTTGGCTTGAGACCCACCAGAAGGGGTATTTGCAGCTGGCCCAGCATCCACACCTGCAGGGAGGTGGAGAAAgcaggctcagagaaagcagccCAAGGGGCACAGGTGGAGGAAGAGCAGCCACTAGGAAATCCTGCAATGCAATTCCCCTTTGTGGGGAAGGGAGCTGCTCAGGAGGCACAACACCACATTTGAGAGGCAGTGAGATATCTGTTGAGTCCAGCTGCTGAGGGCCAAGGAAAGGGAGCCCTGCTGAATATGCCTCTTCAAATACCTTGAATACAAATACTTTTCAACAGTGGCAGTTCACACGGAATTGGGGCAAAGAACACGGAGGCTGATGGCTAAAACCGTatccgagagccagtgtggcgcagCGACTAGGAGCATTGGTATAGAGACCTGCActccagggggctggactagatgtccctcatcCCAACTCTACCATTTTGATTCTATGGGTCaatctccattcagccatgaagttcccAGGGTGACCTAGGGCCAGCTGGCCACTTGCTCCCTCTTGgcctaacccatgggtaggcaaactaaggcccgggggccggatccagcacaatcgccttctcaatcccacctgcggatggtctgggaatcagcatgtttttacatgagtagaatgcgtggttttatttaaaatgcatctctgggttatttgtgaggcataggaatttattctcccccccccccaaaaaaaagtccggccccccacaaggtctgagggacagcggactggccccctgctgaaaacgctTGCTGACCCCTAGCCTAACCCgcagggctgctgtgaggatCAAGCATGGGGGAGAACGAGATACGCCGCCtcgagctcctcggaggaaaggcAAGAAAACAAGGCATTGCCCCTGCTGCCTCCGACCCCCGCCTCCAGCCCTCCCCCTGGAGACCCCCCAAAAGGAGGAGGATTCCGCACAAGCTGCTGCTGgaggttgctcccccccccgcccggccAGTccgactacagctcccaggaggcagtgcggcagcagcaggtgcGCGCGCCCGTAGAGATATGAAAAGTGGAGAGCGAGTGGCCGAGGGGAGCAGAGACTTCCTGCTTCGAGTTTTATTCTACGAAACACGCATCCCTGCTGTAGGAAAGGGTCGGGGTCGGGGCGGCGTGCTCTCCATGTTGCACGCTGGCTGAGTAGCGGCGGCGCTCACAAGAACAGCCCCGCGGTGTCGCTGCTGTTTCCCCTGATCTCGCTCTGCAGCGAAAGGAAAGCGAAAGCGGCGGTTCTCAAGGCAGCAGGCGAAGCGCCGGCAAACCAGGCGGGCGCTGCACGAGGGACAGCCGAACTGGAGGTCCCGAAACCTGCGCGCAGCACCAGGGAGCGCCTGCGGAAGAGGAGCCTCGCTTGGAGGGAAGCCCCGCCCGAGACAAAAGGCTTCTGGCTCCTTTGCCTTCACCAGGCAACCAGTCCGGGCGCGGCCGC includes:
- the LOC118087238 gene encoding fumarylacetoacetate hydrolase domain-containing protein 2 isoform X3, with amino-acid sequence MLGQLQIPLLVGLKPSWPQLGSHHWKKLGSRCVSHLSGAMRLVQFHPKESAAEPRIGLEKDGGDVVDLNAFDASLPSNMRAFLEGGDAALAVAKRAQESGQHVLPRSKVTLLAPVTNPDKVICVGMNYVDHCLEQNVKIPKEPIIFSKFSSSIVGPYDDIIHPAESEQVDWEAELAFIIGKKGKHIQESDAMSHVAGFTVAHDVSARDWQMQKNGKQWLLGKTFDTFCPLGPALVTKDSISDPHNLGIRCRVNGELVQNSSTSQLIFKTEALVAWVSKFVTLYPGDVFLTGTPPGVGVFRKPPIFLKRGDEVQCEIDELGTIRNKVA